TTTTGTCTTTAGAAACAAGTTTTTCACGTGTTATTGGCAATGgcctattttttttatcaatgccaaaattaaaagtttgcAGTCGGCCATTGAATTCGTCAATAGTCAACAGGCAATCAATTAGTAATAAGCGAtgaagaacaatttttaattcataCTGTAAACAACCCTCAAGTATATCATGCATTGAATCTGGGCAAATGTTCTCAGGAACAGAAAAATACTGAAGCTCTGACAAGGGATTTTGTTTATATACACCAGATAATTTATTACTATCAGCATCACTAAAAAGTGCTTGACAATCTGCAATGTGATGTTCCTTAGTTCTTAAGTCTAAATCTTCTTCATAAAAAGTGTGTTGCATTTGTTCTTTTGTTGTATAGCAGTAATGGCAGCTCTTATTAGCATTAAAGTTTGAACTAAATCCAAAAATTTGGTGCAATGCAAGATTGTCCCCAGACCACATAACTACTGCACCATATATGCAAACGTAAGTTCCGTTTATATACAATTTAACTCCTTTCTCTAGAGCTACCAAGTCCtttattaatggttttaaaagtttttcatatcCATACTTTGCAACATCAGctgcaaaacaataaattactGGATATATGTTGGCCAATTTAGAGCATCTCTTtgtgttaacattttttatggaaaaataaacAGCACAAACTTTGTGAACTTTAGTTTTTGAACCTAAAGGATTTACTGTTTCAAAATCATCACAGTATAGTTGCAGCTGAAGAGCATCTGGATGTTTTTGATATAATGGgtgatttttatattgttctgCATCACTATaacaagttaatttatttaattttgtataaatgttattatctattttatcaACTGTGTGCTTAGAAATCACCATAGAAATGGTTTCTAGTATAGGAATATACTGCATAGTTTCATGTACATAACTTATCACATTACTTCTAGAAATTTTATGATGCATTTCAGATCTGAACCCAACAGCTATTTCAATAGGTACAACCATCCCTTTttgttgtaattgttttttttgcaagtttgtAGATGTAATTAAACTGCATTTAACACATTCATATTCAATATCGTTTAGGACATCCTTTACTCTACTAGCGACTGTTTCTTCATTGTGCattgttttttgtatactttCAATTACAGtggataaaatattttgaatacttttaccTACATACTGAATTACAACTTCACTTGTATTACGGCATCTGAGAGTCATTAAAACATCTATAAtcatttcttttatcttttccCCATTTAATGCACTTGAACAAATATTATGAATGTTATCTTTATTAATATGTGCTGATGTATAATTACCTTGGTGATCTATTAGCTCATCATTACTTTCCACAGgagaaatatttatactttcatATTCCAGATGAGGATCA
This portion of the Hydra vulgaris chromosome 13, alternate assembly HydraT2T_AEP genome encodes:
- the LOC136089821 gene encoding uncharacterized protein LOC136089821, whose product is MGYFCVFCESILVSLETVSDLLKHFHYRHGISSTQICNIPCRQGGCCRTYDSVHALKIHLYRKHPSDPHLEYESINISPVESNDELIDHQGNYTSAHINKDNIHNICSSALNGEKIKEMIIDVLMTLRCRNTSEVVIQYVGKSIQNILSTVIESIQKTMHNEETVASRVKDVLNDIEYECVKCSLITSTNLQKKQLQQKGMVVPIEIAVGFRSEMHHKISRSNVISYVHETMQYIPILETISMVISKHTVDKIDNNIYTKLNKLTCYSDAEQYKNHPLYQKHPDALQLQLYCDDFETVNPLGSKTKVHKVCAVYFSIKNVNTKRCSKLANIYPVIYCFAADVAKYGYEKLLKPLIKDLVALEKGVKLYINGTYVCIYGAVVMWSGDNLALHQIFGFSSNFNANKSCHYCYTTKEQMQHTFYEEDLDLRTKEHHIADCQALFSDADSNKLSGVYKQNPLSELQYFSVPENICPDSMHDILEGCLQYELKIVLHRLLLIDCLLTIDEFNGRLQTFNFGIDKKNRPLPITREKLVSKDKRLGINATQSWCLGRFFCLLLGDVVETDNQYFYLIHLLMEICGIIFAPKLTVHLITYLTEMINVHHNLFTEIFSGHTVIPKQHFLIHYPTKMLQLGPSPSY